From Ramlibacter agri, a single genomic window includes:
- a CDS encoding electron transfer flavoprotein subunit alpha/FixB family protein has protein sequence MAALVIAEHDNAHVKGATLNTVTAAKACGGDVHVLVAGANAGEAAKAAAQIAGVSKVIHADGAQFEHGLAENVAAQVLAIASNYSHILFPATASGKNIAPRVAAKLDVAQISDITKVDSPDTFERPIYAGNAIATVQSTDKVKVITVRTTGFDPAAATGGSASVESASAVADTGKSTFVGAEIAKSDRPELTAAKIIVSGGRALGSSEKFHEVLEPLADKLGAAIGASRAAVDAGYAPNDFQVGQTGKIVAPQLYIALGISGAIQHLAGMKDSKVIVAINKDPEAPIFSVADYGLEADLFTAVPELIAKL, from the coding sequence ATGGCCGCCCTCGTCATTGCCGAACACGACAACGCCCACGTCAAGGGCGCGACCCTGAACACCGTCACCGCGGCCAAGGCCTGCGGCGGCGACGTGCACGTCCTCGTTGCTGGCGCGAATGCCGGTGAAGCCGCCAAGGCCGCCGCGCAGATCGCCGGCGTGTCCAAGGTGATCCACGCCGACGGCGCGCAGTTCGAACACGGCCTGGCCGAGAACGTCGCGGCGCAGGTGCTGGCGATTGCTTCGAACTACTCGCACATCCTGTTCCCGGCGACCGCCAGCGGCAAGAACATCGCCCCGCGCGTGGCCGCCAAGCTGGACGTCGCGCAGATCAGCGACATCACCAAGGTCGACAGCCCCGACACCTTCGAGCGCCCGATCTACGCCGGCAACGCCATCGCCACCGTGCAGAGCACGGACAAGGTGAAGGTGATCACCGTGCGCACGACCGGCTTCGACCCGGCGGCCGCCACCGGTGGCAGCGCCAGCGTCGAGAGCGCCAGCGCCGTCGCCGACACCGGCAAGAGCACTTTCGTCGGAGCGGAGATCGCCAAGAGCGACCGCCCGGAGCTGACCGCCGCCAAGATCATCGTCTCCGGTGGCCGCGCTCTGGGCTCGAGCGAGAAGTTCCACGAAGTGCTGGAGCCGCTGGCCGACAAGCTGGGCGCCGCCATCGGTGCCTCGCGCGCCGCGGTGGACGCCGGCTACGCGCCCAACGATTTCCAGGTCGGCCAGACCGGCAAGATCGTCGCGCCGCAGCTGTACATCGCCCTGGGCATCTCCGGCGCGATCCAGCACCTGGCCGGCATGAAGGACTCCAAGGTGATCGTCGCGATCAACAAGGACCCGGAAGCGCCGATCTTCAGCGTGGCCGACTACGGCCTCGAGGCCGACCTGTTCACGGCCGTGCCGGAACTGATCGCGAAGCTGTAA
- a CDS encoding electron transfer flavoprotein subunit beta/FixA family protein — protein MKVLVPVKRVVDYNVKVRVKSDGSGVDIANVKMSMNPFDEIAVEEAVRLKEKGVATEVIAVSCGVAQCQETLRTAMAIGADRAILVQTDEALEPLAVAKLLKALVDKEQPGLVILGKQAIDDDCNQTGQMLAALADLPQATFASKVEVADGKAKVTREVDGGLETLSVSIPAVVTTDLRLNEPRYVTLPNIMKAKKKPLETVTPDALGVDVKPRLKTLKVAEPPKRGAGVKVPDVATLVQKLKTEAKVI, from the coding sequence ATGAAGGTCCTGGTCCCCGTGAAGCGGGTGGTGGACTACAACGTGAAAGTCCGAGTCAAGTCGGACGGCAGCGGTGTGGACATCGCCAACGTGAAGATGAGCATGAACCCCTTCGACGAAATCGCCGTCGAGGAAGCCGTGCGCCTGAAGGAGAAGGGCGTTGCCACCGAGGTGATCGCCGTGTCCTGCGGCGTCGCCCAGTGCCAGGAGACCCTGCGCACCGCCATGGCCATCGGCGCCGACCGCGCCATCCTGGTCCAGACCGACGAGGCCCTGGAGCCGCTCGCCGTCGCCAAGCTGCTGAAAGCTCTGGTCGACAAGGAGCAGCCCGGTCTCGTGATCCTGGGCAAGCAGGCGATCGACGACGACTGCAACCAGACCGGCCAGATGCTGGCGGCGCTGGCGGACCTGCCGCAAGCCACCTTCGCATCGAAGGTCGAAGTGGCCGACGGCAAGGCGAAGGTCACGCGTGAAGTTGACGGCGGTCTCGAAACCCTGTCCGTGTCGATTCCGGCCGTGGTCACCACCGACCTGCGCCTGAACGAGCCGCGCTACGTGACGCTGCCCAACATCATGAAGGCGAAGAAGAAGCCGCTGGAGACCGTGACGCCCGACGCCCTGGGCGTGGACGTCAAGCCCCGGCTGAAGACGCTGAAGGTCGCCGAGCCGCCCAAGCGCGGCGCCGGCGTGAAGGTGCCCGACGTCGCGACGCTGGTGCAGAAACTGAAGACTGAAGCCAAGGTGATCTGA